The proteins below come from a single Agrobacterium vitis genomic window:
- the recA gene encoding recombinase RecA, which yields MSQNSLRLVEDKTVDKSKALEAALSQIERSFGKGSIMKLGANEKIVEVETVSTGSLSLDIALGIGGLPKGRIIEIYGPESSGKTTLALQTIAEAQKKGGVCAFVDAEHALDPVYARKLGVDLQNLLISQPDTGEQALEITDTLVRSGAIDVLVIDSVAALTPKAEIEGEMGDSLPGMQARLMSQALRKLTGSISRSNCMVVFINQIRMKIGVMFGSPETTTGGNALKFYASVRLDIRRIGAVKDREEIVGNQTRVKVVKNKMAPPFKQVEFDIMYGEGVSKTGELVDLGVKAGIVEKAGAWFSYNSQRLGQGRENAKIFLRDNPAVADEIETALRQNAGLIAERFLENGGPDANDSVGLDDA from the coding sequence ATGTCACAAAATTCTTTGCGGCTCGTAGAGGACAAAACGGTGGATAAAAGCAAGGCATTGGAAGCGGCCCTGTCGCAGATCGAGCGATCGTTCGGCAAGGGCTCGATCATGAAGCTCGGCGCGAACGAGAAAATCGTGGAGGTTGAAACCGTATCGACAGGCTCTCTCAGCCTCGATATCGCGCTCGGCATTGGTGGTCTTCCCAAAGGCCGTATCATTGAAATTTATGGACCGGAAAGCTCCGGTAAAACGACGCTTGCGTTGCAAACCATTGCCGAGGCCCAGAAAAAAGGCGGCGTTTGCGCTTTTGTCGATGCCGAGCATGCGCTGGATCCGGTTTATGCCCGCAAACTGGGTGTTGATCTCCAGAATTTGCTGATCTCACAGCCAGATACCGGCGAGCAGGCACTGGAAATCACCGATACGCTGGTGCGTTCGGGGGCGATCGATGTGCTGGTGATCGATTCGGTCGCGGCCTTGACACCGAAAGCTGAAATAGAAGGCGAAATGGGCGATAGCCTGCCGGGCATGCAGGCACGGTTGATGAGCCAGGCGCTGCGCAAGCTGACGGGCTCGATCTCGCGTTCGAACTGCATGGTGGTTTTCATCAACCAGATTCGTATGAAGATTGGCGTGATGTTCGGTTCCCCGGAAACAACGACCGGTGGTAACGCGTTGAAATTCTACGCTTCGGTTCGTCTCGATATTCGCCGTATCGGCGCGGTCAAGGACCGGGAAGAGATCGTTGGCAACCAGACCCGCGTCAAAGTGGTCAAGAACAAGATGGCGCCGCCCTTCAAGCAGGTGGAATTCGACATCATGTATGGCGAAGGCGTGTCGAAGACCGGTGAATTGGTCGATCTGGGCGTCAAGGCTGGGATTGTTGAGAAGGCCGGTGCGTGGTTTTCCTATAATAGCCAGCGCTTGGGGCAGGGCCGGGAAAATGCCAAGATCTTTCTTCGCGACAACCCAGCGGTTGCCGATGAAATCGAAACAGCACTTCGCCAGAATGCCGGTCTGATCGCCGAGCGTTTTCTTGAAAATGGCGGTCCGGACGCCAATGACAGCGTCGGTCTTGACGACGCCTGA